The DNA window TGGAAAGCGTACAGCCTTATTCCTTCAATATTTATTTTGTGTTGCATTACTTTCCGAAATCAAGTCCGTCTTGGTTACCCTGATTATTATCCATTCCCTTCATTTGTTTGGCTTTTTTGAAAATTGAGGCATCCATTTTACCAAAAATGTAAGTAACAGTAAATTTAAAGAAACGCGACTCTCTTCTTCTGGACAAATCCTGAATGTAGTATGGTGTTTCGTAATGTGCACCCATAGCACGCGTGTTCATCACATCGCTCACAGTAGCGTTTAGTATCCATTTAAATCCAAACATTTTATTTACCGAAACATCAAATCCATAAACTTGATTACTTGCTCCCAACAATATTATTCGCGGTGATTCATAACTTCCGTTTACTTGTAAAGTGATTTGTTTTGGGAATTTGTACGAGATAGTGCTTTTAGCATTGTATGCATAACCTTCAGTGGTTACTTCAGGCTCTGTAGCAACTACTTTACCTTTAAGGAAAATATAATAAATATTAGCATTCAACATAAAGTCTAAGTTTTTAACTAAGGTGTATTTCACAGTATGTTCCATTCCGTATTTAATACTATTATCACCATTCACTGTAGTATTCACCAAAACATTTGGATCAGAAAGTGAAGGGTAAGCCACATCCGTTATAGGTTGTTCTTCGTATCTGAAATAACCGGAGCCTAAATAACTCCCTTTGCCAAATATTTTATTGTAGTTTAGTTCTGAAATATTTCTGAATTCGGGTTTTAACTCCGGATTTCCAATTCTGTAATTCAAACGATCGGCAAACATCACTACCGGCATTAACTGAAAAAAGTTTGGTCTTTGAATTTTCCGACTAAAATTTAATTGCCATTCATTTCCTTTTGTCATTTTCTTAGAAAAATATATGCCTGGGAAAATTGAATTTAAGAGATCATTTCCTGAGGAAGGATAATTGTATGAGAATGATTGATTTTTATTGGCTATAGTTCCGGAATAATAAGAGGATTCAAAACGCAAACCGGCCTGATAAAAAAGTGAACCGGTTACTTTACCGTTTAAATTTACGTAGGCCGCATTCACCATATCATCAATTCTGTAATCATTGCTCATGATACTATCAAAAGTATAAATATCTTCTGTATTCACAGCGCTGCTTGTGGTATTGCTGGCAACGGATCTTTTTGCGGTGGATTTCATACCAATTTCCAATTTACTGGTTTCATTTAAGGGGTCAACATAATCTATTTGAAAATTATATTGATCGGCATAATTGGTGGCATTATTTTTTTGAAAAGTTGTAGGTATGTTTAAGGTGCCGGATGAAAGATAATTATAAGAAGAAAAATGATAATTATTGCCGGAGTTCGTGTGGTTCAGACTTAAATCGGTTGTAATTTCTTTTCCGGCTTTTGGCCAAGTTTTTTTATGCATGATTTGTCCGTTGTAATTTTGAAAAGTTGCATTTTGTAAGTTAATGCGGTTACCATAAAGTAAACTAGATTGCGATGCGTCAAGGATATCAAAATTCTGATGATCAATTGTTCTGAAATCACCTGACATCAACATGCCTGAAAAAGTTAAAGTATTGCGGTTATTAATACTATAGTCGATCCCTAAACGACCAAAATTAAAAATCATACGGAAGTTAGCATCGTTGTTTTGATTAAAGTACCCGGTTGAATTTCCGGAAGAATCAAATTGTTGACGATTGGTGAAGCCCTGCGTTAAATTAATAGATTGATTGTAGTTATACATCAACGAATAATTCCACTTTCCTTCCTTTACATTAATATTGGCCATACCGCCATATCGGTCGCCCGTTCCAGCATAGGCCATAATCATTCCGTTATATCCGGGTTTTAAATTCTTTTTCATTACAATATTTAATATCCCGCCGCTGGCACTGGCATCGTATTTAACCGAAGGGTTTGTGATTACTTCAATACGGTCTATCTGATCTGCCGGAATTTGTTGTAATGTGAGATTTGAAGGACGGCCGTCTACAAAAATTGTAGGGCTTTGATTTCTTAATTGTGCATTACCATCAGCATCTACCGTTACACCGGGTACATTTTTCATCACATCTACTGCAGAACCACCTCTAACGGAAATATCTTTATCCACGTTGTAAGTGCGCCTGTCAATCGACATTTCCACTGTGTTTTTTTCGGCAACTATTTCAACTTCACCTAATAATTTTTCATCCAAACCTAATTTTAAATCACCCAAATCAACTTCAAGTTTATTGGGCATTTGCAGAAAAAACTTTGTTTCTAAATTTTTGTAACCAATTTGTGTGGCCTTAAATCTAAAGCCGCCCATAGCAGGCAAACCATCTATACTAAATTCCCCATTCTCTTTAGTTAAAGAACCGCCTAATATACTATCCTTGTTAAACCAAAGTACAACCACGGATGCATACTCTAATGGTTTTTTTGTGGTAGCATCAAATAATCTGCCATACACTCTGCCTTTAATGCTTGACATCGCTTTTGCCATATCTTTATTATTCCCGCCAGGAAATTGTGAAAAGCCCATTTTAGGAATAAAACTCAAAATGAGTAAGTAATAAATATTTTTCAATTGTAAAAGTTTCAAATCGATGGTAAAAATAAACTTACTTGCTCAATAAATATACAGGCATTTTGTTATTGTTAATGATATTTAACGATTGATTTCGGCAAATCCCCCAAACCACGTTATAAAATACTTTACTTACTGAATATTCTTATCTTTGCGTATGAAAGGCGGTAAGCTAATTATATTTTCTGCACCATCCGGATCCGGAAAAACAACCATAGTTCGCCATTTATTAAGCAAATTTCCGGAAAAAATTGCATTTTCTATTTCTGCCACATCCAGAGCTAAAAGAGGAGAAGAAGTGGATGGAAAAGATTATCATTTTTTAAGCGAAGCTGAGTTTAAAAAGCGAGTAAAAAATAATGAGTTTTTAGAGTGGGAAGAAGTTTATTCCGGTTATTATTACGGTACACTAAAATCGGAAGTAGAACGAATTTGGAATGAGGGAAAAGCTGTAATTTTTGATATTGATGTTGAGGGAGGATTAAATTTAAAATCCCAGTTTAAACAAAATTCGCTTGCTGTATTTGTGATGCCGCCGAGTATTAAAATATTAGAAGAGCGATTAAGAAGTAGGCAAACCGACACACCCGATAGCATTGCCAGAAGAATTGCCAAAGCCGAAAAAGAACTAAAAACCGCTGAGTTGTTTGATGTTTTTATTTTAAATGAGACGCTGGAAATTGCTTGCGAAAAAGCCGAGAAATTAATTCTTGAGTTTTTGGAAGATTAATCGAATGATAGAATAAAAAAACCCCGCTCAAAAGCAGGGTTTTTGAATAATTATTTCAATTGAAAATTATTTCTTTAAAGAGGCAACTTTCTTAGATAGTTTTGACTTTAGGTTTGCTGCTTTATTCTTATGAATCACATTCTTTTTTGCCAATTTATCAAGCATG is part of the Sphingobacteriaceae bacterium genome and encodes:
- a CDS encoding TonB-dependent receptor, whose amino-acid sequence is MKNIYYLLILSFIPKMGFSQFPGGNNKDMAKAMSSIKGRVYGRLFDATTKKPLEYASVVVLWFNKDSILGGSLTKENGEFSIDGLPAMGGFRFKATQIGYKNLETKFFLQMPNKLEVDLGDLKLGLDEKLLGEVEIVAEKNTVEMSIDRRTYNVDKDISVRGGSAVDVMKNVPGVTVDADGNAQLRNQSPTIFVDGRPSNLTLQQIPADQIDRIEVITNPSVKYDASASGGILNIVMKKNLKPGYNGMIMAYAGTGDRYGGMANINVKEGKWNYSLMYNYNQSINLTQGFTNRQQFDSSGNSTGYFNQNNDANFRMIFNFGRLGIDYSINNRNTLTFSGMLMSGDFRTIDHQNFDILDASQSSLLYGNRINLQNATFQNYNGQIMHKKTWPKAGKEITTDLSLNHTNSGNNYHFSSYNYLSSGTLNIPTTFQKNNATNYADQYNFQIDYVDPLNETSKLEIGMKSTAKRSVASNTTSSAVNTEDIYTFDSIMSNDYRIDDMVNAAYVNLNGKVTGSLFYQAGLRFESSYYSGTIANKNQSFSYNYPSSGNDLLNSIFPGIYFSKKMTKGNEWQLNFSRKIQRPNFFQLMPVVMFADRLNYRIGNPELKPEFRNISELNYNKIFGKGSYLGSGYFRYEEQPITDVAYPSLSDPNVLVNTTVNGDNSIKYGMEHTVKYTLVKNLDFMLNANIYYIFLKGKVVATEPEVTTEGYAYNAKSTISYKFPKQITLQVNGSYESPRIILLGASNQVYGFDVSVNKMFGFKWILNATVSDVMNTRAMGAHYETPYYIQDLSRRRESRFFKFTVTYIFGKMDASIFKKAKQMKGMDNNQGNQDGLDFGK
- the gmk gene encoding guanylate kinase; its protein translation is MKGGKLIIFSAPSGSGKTTIVRHLLSKFPEKIAFSISATSRAKRGEEVDGKDYHFLSEAEFKKRVKNNEFLEWEEVYSGYYYGTLKSEVERIWNEGKAVIFDIDVEGGLNLKSQFKQNSLAVFVMPPSIKILEERLRSRQTDTPDSIARRIAKAEKELKTAELFDVFILNETLEIACEKAEKLILEFLED